The DNA segment GCACATATCGCATGGATGGCACTGGGATCTTGGCGGGGTCAAGGTTCCGAATCCGTAGCCATCGTTTCTGCGCCTCGAGGGTCAGTTGGGCGCGCTTGAGCACTGCGGGAGAGGTCTCCCATGCTTGGAGTTGGGATTCATTGAACTGGAGAAAAATCCCCTCTCCTTTGACTTCCGAGGCAGGTACCCAGGAGGGGGCGTTGCGACTGATGCGAACTCGATATTCCGAGGGAATTTCCCCAGTATCATCGAAGTCGCCAGGGGATTGGATGCGGGTGAATCCAATCAGGGCGCGTACTTCCCGAATGCGCTCCACAAGAACGGTGCGAGTGAAGAATTGTTCGTAGCCCTTGGGAGAGCTGACCGGACGTAACTGGAATTCCTGGCTCGTGGGGGTGGGTACCGAGAGAGATAACACTTGCCACTCCGGCGTTTTTAGGTCTTGGGCATGATCCTGCTTATTTTGCCCCTGACGGAATTGCTCGATGCTTGCCCAAATTTCCTCGTGCGTGTATTTGAGAAATTCTAGTAACTGACCCGTTCTCTGTGCCATCCCCAGGGAAAAAGCGAGGGTCTGTGGGTCTGGAGCGTCCCCCAGAATGTCCCAATGTTTTTGAACCAACTGGGCTAAAGGACTGGCATGAAGCGGGATAGACAGGGCTGAGAGGGTGATGGGAAACCAGCTATTGGAAGCCCCCAGGAGCATCGCCTCCATCTGTTGGTCACACTCATCATCAAAATCCCGGAGATGGGGATGCCGCCCGCGACATTTGGGCATATTTTGTTTGCCGTTTTCCCCAAATGCGTCAGATAATCGGCGTGACCTTTGACAGCCCTCACAGCGGACCACAATGTCTGAAGCGGCGCCGGTCACCCCGTACTCTTCAAACCGCAGTACCCCCTGGCAATCGGATGCCCCCTGATGGACAAAGTAATGCCAAGGGAAGTCATCTAGGTGTCCATGTTGGCACGCCACTAAAAAACGGGCGGGAACGACTGCTGGAGGTTTGCGAGATTTTGGGCAGTTTTTGTGAACATAGCGAGTCTCATTGATGCGGTAGGGCGAAGACTTCAGTTCAAATAATCCCGATTGGAGGGGAGCGAGTAAGCGACACTGGGGACAAACCATCCAGGTCGGAAATGGGGATACGGGTACGCCGATACGAGCGGCTTCGTCAAAAGGATTGGCAGATTCTTCATCCTCCTGCGGGATTGGGGGAGAACAGAGTTCCTTGACTTGGGTACCTAACTCTCTTCGCACTGCCGCGAGCAGGCGGGGTTCGCTCAGTAGGGTGGTGGTGGCGGGGTTTTTATCCCATCCATCAAGTCCCATGACCATCACCGAGAGGTGGGGCAGATCGGCAATCGAGCCAATCCCAAAGGTGTAAAGAATCTGGCTGGGGCGGAGTTCTCCCACCTTATAGCGGTACGGGGAGCCGGTCATGGTTTGGCGATGTAGGGCTGGGGAATCCGGGCAAAGTCATCGTCAGGGGGCTGATCCGTCAGCACTAAATTGACTGTGGGTTCGACGTTGCGAAGGGAGTTGAGGCAAGTAAATTCTTCCCAGTCTCTTCTACCCGCAGAGGTGAGTAAGCTGACCGAAATGCCATCTCTGGCGGTGACCTGATACTTCAATTGTGCACCGCCGACAACCCTTTGCACGCACGCCAGCCAGCGATCAATTTTCCCCTCCAATTCACTGCGAAGGCGTTGTGCAGTTTGGGCATTGCCCACCAGTTCTGCACGGCGCACAATGGCATCCACCGCCGCCCGCACGTAGGGATGGTTCCGCTCAATCGCCCCCGCCTGCTCGTTGCCATTCAGTTCCTCACTGGCGAGGCGCACTAGAGCAACGAGGATGGCACTGAGACCCCGGTAAAGGGCACCCGACGAAAAGGGCGTCACGGACAAAGCCTCCACATTTTGATAGAAGGTGGCATGGTAGTGGGCAAACCGCTCGTAATGGGAGAGATCCCGCGGGCGTGCCCAGTTGTAAACGGTGAGAACCAGTCCAGGATGGCTTCTCCCCACCCGTGAGGTCGCCTGGATGTACTCGGCGGTGTTTTTCGGTTGCCCACAGACCACCATCACCCCAAGACGGCGCACGTCAACGCCCACCGAGATCATGTTGGTAGCCAGGAGGACATCCAGAGGGTCAGGTTGTTCCAGTCGTTGCCCCGCCTTGCGCCTGGCTTGATTTCTCTGGAGTAATTCAGGGTCAAACGGGGTTTCCAGGCGGTCAAGAATCCCCGGAATTTCCGTAGAGTCTTTGCGGGCGGTGAGTTCATCCACATCCGTTGCCTGCAGACGACGGTTAGCCAAGCCCCGTTGGTGCATCTTGGTCAAGCGGGTGCGAATATCATCTTCCACCAGCCGACGGGTGCCTCCCAATTCCCGCACCGAGTTGAAATAACCCACCAGGGTCATCCAGGGGTCAGCGGCAATCCCGTACTTGTTGTAAAGCATTTGTGCGGCGGAGAGCACAGCCAAATAGACCCGAATCATGGTGGCTTTCAGCCGACGCCCGGGGGCACAGATACCGACATAGCGTCGCCCAGGACTATAGCGTGCGGAAGTAGGGTCGTTGTCCCGTTGTCGAGAGAAAAAGTTATCCCTGATGTCGAGTCCCTGGGGGGGAAATACGGCCAGTTTTCTCACGAACAGGTTGTTGACCTGCGCCTCCGCTTGGCGAATGGTGGCAGTGGAAGCAATCACTTTGGGACGCACGGGCTGCCCATCCACGTCCCAGGTGCAAAGGTAATCCACCGCAGTCTCGTACAGCCCAACTAAGGTGCCGAGCGGGCCGCTGATCAGGTGCAACTCGTCCTGGATAATCAGGTCTGGAGGACGCAGTTTAGGGTGAGGGATAGTCTTGGCGGCAGGGAAATTACCCACCCGGTTGTGTCGGTCACTATCTTCAATGTCAGGAGAACGAAACCCGTGCCGTTCGCAGTAGCCGTTGACCTGACCAAACACCATTTGCACTTCCCCTTTCCAGGGCATTTGGGCAAATTTATCTACCGTTGCGATCACTAAGGTGGGCAAGCGGCGATAAATTTCCTCATCCACAACAATCACAGGCAGTCCTTCACCCTTGGAAAAGGGGCATTTCCCTAGATCGTCCCCGCATTTAATAAATGTGCGCCCCCGACCTCTTTCAAAAAGCTCGACCTGAATATGGCAACCGGGATGAATCTTGGCACCACACCAGGGACAGTTGGTGAGTTGATGGGGGGTTCCCCGGCCACGGGGTCGGGATTCCCGATGTTGTTTGATCGCCTCATCGCTGTCGGCGGTCTTGTTGGGGGTGTTTTTCTGCCCCACCCATAGCCCAATGCGAAAGGGTTCTTGCCCCCACTGGGCTTCGTCTTCCCGACGGATCACTTCACAGGCACAGATCAGGGCGGTCGCCCGTTGGAATTGCTGGAGGGTGAGCAGTCGCAGGGTATAGCGCATGAGAACCGCCACCCCGTGTTCCCCATCTCGACCCGCCACCCGCCCCTGGAGGCGACGGAGACCGATAGTGTAGGCGGTCAATCCCAGATAGGCCTCGGTTTTGCCCCCACCGGTGGGAAACCACAGCAAATCAGCCACCGCTTCGGTTGGGTGGGAACGGTCAGGGTGGTGTACATCCGTGATAGACGGCACATTGAGCAGGATAAATGCCAGTTGGAAGGGATACCAACTCCGGTTTTCGGGTCGGTCAAGGTCGTTAAGGGATACATTTTCACCCCGCCGCCGTTGCTCCGCATAAAGGGTGTGGATGCGCTGGAGGTACATTGCCCGATTCATGAAGCGAAACGCCCTAAAGGCATGGATGTTGTTCTCCAGGGTGGTGATACCCTCTTGGATACGGCGGAGGGTGTGACGACAACGGTCGAGTGCCTTCTGCGCCACATCCTGGTAGGGTGACAGTCCCTCATCGGGATCACTAAGGCGGCTTTCCTGTTGGGTGATCCAGGTGTCGTAGGCGGCGGCTAGGGGTTGCAGGACGGTGCGGAGGTCTGTGGGGCTGGCAATCTCAGAAAGGTGCTTCATGTCCAAGACCAGACCCGCTAATCCGGGAATTTCCCGTACTGTGGGGGGTTTGGTGGCTGGTACTTCGTAGGTGGGAACGACTCTGGTGGATAGCCGGACGGCTCGGCAGGGGTTGCCAGGGGCGACCTCAGCATGAACCCCAACCCCATGACCGACGGCAAATTCTACATGGTGGCGGTAGAGCATCGCCATCGCCCGATTTTCGTCACGGATCACCGGATCAAGGACGGAAGCACGGTCGTCCAGGGGCTTTTTTTGAAAAATGTCTGCGACATTGGCATCTGCCGAACTGACGGAAATTTCCGGTTGGAACAGCCAAGCCGTATCTTTGGACTCATTAGGTTCGGTTTGCTCATTGACTAAAAAGATGGTGACGATCCAATCCCCATCTGCCAGTGGGCGCATCCGGGTTCGCAAAACAACGGCAGGGGCTTGATCTGGCGCAGGGGGGGTAGCCGTATCTCCCTCGACCAGGGGTTGAACGATGGTGCCGCTGATGGGATAACGCTTCCAGACGGTTTTGGGATTGCCCTTGTCGGTGAGGAATTGCTCGCTGGTTTGCCGCTCGTACCGCCCCCAGGAAGCAGTGATGCAGAGGGCTTTAGCTCGTTTATCCACACAGAAGGTCATCCCCAGTGAGGACGGGAAGATGCTACTGGTGGACACAAGGGCATCGGTAGCACCCTCTTCGGGGTTTTCCTTGTCGGCGATGGCAATGTCATCAAGCTGTTCCGGCTCCCCATCCCCAGTCTGGTTACGTTTTTGGGGGGCGATCACCCCAAGGAGGTACCGTTCGGTCATCCGCGCCTCGTTCACTTCCTCTTCTTCACCACCGGCGGGACCATACAGGTCTTTGATGATGGCAGATTCTAGCTCGGCTCTCAGTTCACTCGGGGTGGGGGGGTTGAGGATTTTTGAAGGTAGCTGATCTGGCATCGGTGCCGGTTCAAAATGTTCGTCTAGGGTATCATCTGTTTCTATTTCTTCTATTTCTTCACTCGGTTCGGGAATGTTAAGGTCTTGAATGAGTGGGTCGGATGGCAATGGCTCGCTGTGTCTTTGGTAGTATTGGGCGATGGCATTAATAATGTATTCGGCGGGGGGATGTTCCTCAATTCCTAAACAGGAATCATCGGGGCGAATACCGTTAAGCAGTTGGGCAAGGGCATGGTCGGGAGCGGAGATCACTGACCCCCAATCCAAACGGGCAGACCCGGACAGGAGTTTTTGGTTTACCTCATTGAGGTCAAGGTCGCCGGGGAGAATGGGTGGGAGTTTGATCCGTTCCATGCTGGGGAAATGGGGCTGGCGGCATCTTTAACTTAACGGTATGATAGCCAACTTATCCTGGGTCTGCCTGGGGGGATATGTCCCGATGAGCAAATTTATCTTGCCGGGTGGTGACCGGAATGACGATGCGAAGGGGAATTGGGGCAAAGAGATCGGTACTAATGACCAGGACAGGACGGGTTTTCTGGATTTCTTGACCACGGGCGGGGTCGAGATTGACGAGCTAGATTTCGCCACGCTTAGGGTTCAACACCAGGAAACTCCCAGTCTTCGCTATCTAAGACAGCAAATTCGGTGAGGGCTGGATCGGTTTGGAAGTCTGTGGCAGTATCGGCGATAAAGGGAGCTAATGCCTGATGGCGTTGGGATAGGGGTAGTCTCGCTATCTGCTGGAGAGAGGGCTGAATGGGTCGTGGGGGTGACGGGGAGACTTTTTTTCGGAGAAATTCCACAAAGTCTAAAACTTCTTGCTGTTTTTCCGGGGGTAGTTGGCGCAGGTGGGTGAGGATGGCTTGTTCTAGGGATGTGGTTGTCATATCAAGACTTTCGGTTGAATTTATGAAATTAATCAACCCAAGGCGATATTCTGGGGTATTGCTATTTATCCTAACTGGGGATGGGGCTGGTCAGGGGGAGCGTTTTTCGAGCTTTCTTCTAGGGTGAGGTTTTTGGTTTGAGTTGACTTAATGAAATTGCTAAGGCTACCGAATTACTCGAATTTCTATTGCTAAGGACAGCCTGCTCCACGTCTGATCACTGGTTATGACGGGCAAATTTAGGCTCATCCCTAAAGCAAGGCAAGCTCGGTCGCCGAGGGAAAGCCCTTGGGATTTGGTGAGTGGTCGTAACAGACCAGTGGTCAGTGCTTGTTGATCGTTAAAGGCAATGACTTCTAAATTTAAGTGTTTAAGAATTTGGTGAATGCTGGCTTCAGGGATACCTGCGTCTGCTAGTTTGGCAATTACTTCGGATAAATTCACAGCACTGATAACGGACTGGGGAATGAGGGGTGCAATCCCATCACTGCCTGCTTCCTGATTGAGTAAGACTAAGACGGCGGAGGCATCGAGAACCACCCTACTCATGGCTGGCTTCCTGGCGGCGTTCTTGGATCAGTTCTTGGGAAAGGTTGCGATTGGCTGAAATGTATTGTCTAACAATGGCTTGGGCACTTTCGACAGAACTTGGAGCGGACAGTAGGGGTTGCTCATCGATCACCAGGATCGCTTTGTAAGCTCCTGTGGGAATGTCGAGAGGGGGATTGATGGAAAGCTGCCCATCATTGGAAACTGTAACAATTACTTCTAAGCTTTTCATGGTGGGGAACTTAATAGGTAGTTTTCCAAACCATTGCCCCTGGGTGGGGTCGGGATCGCCTTGCGGTATTCCGGGGTATTGCTATTTATCCTAACTGGGGATGGGGCTGGTCAGGGGCAGGGATTGGGCATCTAGGCGGGTGAGGTCAACGGTTTGGCTGGCGTGGTCAATGTCAATACCGATGAGTTTGCCCTGGTCGTCAAAATCGAGAACAATACCCTCGCTAATTGCTTGGGAGTCCGTTTCGGGGTAGTAATGCAATTTCATGATTGATCTGGTTTGAAGCTGCGGTCTGGAAAGGCGTTGTGCATGGTTTCTCCATCTTCTAGGGTAACGACTCGGAAATTATAGCCAGTGACGGATACGTCCATCGGGTTGCACCTGGCGATAATGGGGGTTTTGGATGGCGGCTTCACACCATTTTCGCTTGAGGTAGGGGTTGCAAAGTAACGGGTGGTTTTCAAAACAACTCGCCCTGGGTGGGGTCGGGATCGCCCAAAAGAACGCCCTGAGAAATGTAGCGTCCTATCTGAATTTCAGGAGTTTTTTGGCTGTCTTTTTTTTTAGATTTGCTGTTCTTTTTGTTCTTGTTATCATGAAGTCCCTGGGCAACTTCGATGGCATAACGACGGTGATTGAGGGTAAGCAATCGGTCTAGGATTTCCCGACGGGCAGGTTCGCTGAGGGTGAAGCGTAACCCCTGTTTGGTCTGGTGAAAGCCATGTGCGAGGTCTAAATCCTGCCAACCGTAGGCGGCGGCAACGGCGTTGTCCATTTGGATGTGTAGCTGGCGGAGGGTTTGAATGTCGGGGTCGGTTTCGTCGGGGTGGTGGAAGCGGTTGTAGGTTTTGGTCAGCCCTTCTTGGCGGGCAAGCATGATGGCTTGGCGATGGGTGTAGTATGCCTCTCCTATGGCTTCGAGGGTGTCGGTGCGTTCGGGGAAGGGGAAGGTTTCAAAGCCATCTGTTGGGGAATACCGAATCCCAGCGTCTCTAATTGTTGAGCAGTTATGCCATGCCCAAAGATCATGTATTGAGGATTGCAGCACAACAAGGTCAATGGCTTTGTCAAATGTAAAAATGACTAGAGCTTCACTAAAAACTTGTCGTGCAATGACAAATTCAAAAATCAGCATCTTGTTGTGACGAGATGTCAATAAAACCCGCTCACACCCCGCGATTGCTGAGTAAAGTGCTGGTCGCTTTTCCGCA comes from the Synechococcus sp. C9 genome and includes:
- a CDS encoding DUF1998 domain-containing protein, coding for MTGSPYRYKVGELRPSQILYTFGIGSIADLPHLSVMVMGLDGWDKNPATTTLLSEPRLLAAVRRELGTQVKELCSPPIPQEDEESANPFDEAARIGVPVSPFPTWMVCPQCRLLAPLQSGLFELKSSPYRINETRYVHKNCPKSRKPPAVVPARFLVACQHGHLDDFPWHYFVHQGASDCQGVLRFEEYGVTGAASDIVVRCEGCQRSRRLSDAFGENGKQNMPKCRGRHPHLRDFDDECDQQMEAMLLGASNSWFPITLSALSIPLHASPLAQLVQKHWDILGDAPDPQTLAFSLGMAQRTGQLLEFLKYTHEEIWASIEQFRQGQNKQDHAQDLKTPEWQVLSLSVPTPTSQEFQLRPVSSPKGYEQFFTRTVLVERIREVRALIGFTRIQSPGDFDDTGEIPSEYRVRISRNAPSWVPASEVKGEGIFLQFNESQLQAWETSPAVLKRAQLTLEAQKRWLRIRNLDPAKIPVPSMRYVLIHSFSHALMRQLAIECGYNAASLRERLFAKSPHEEHGPQAGLLIYTAAPDSEGTLGGLVNLGEPDTLGYHISQALTSIRLCASDPLCADHDPNQGIPSLHWAACHACLFSPETSCERGNKYLDRSTLIPTFASDNLHFFALPDGEF
- the drmA gene encoding DISARM system helicase DrmA, with protein sequence MERIKLPPILPGDLDLNEVNQKLLSGSARLDWGSVISAPDHALAQLLNGIRPDDSCLGIEEHPPAEYIINAIAQYYQRHSEPLPSDPLIQDLNIPEPSEEIEEIETDDTLDEHFEPAPMPDQLPSKILNPPTPSELRAELESAIIKDLYGPAGGEEEEVNEARMTERYLLGVIAPQKRNQTGDGEPEQLDDIAIADKENPEEGATDALVSTSSIFPSSLGMTFCVDKRAKALCITASWGRYERQTSEQFLTDKGNPKTVWKRYPISGTIVQPLVEGDTATPPAPDQAPAVVLRTRMRPLADGDWIVTIFLVNEQTEPNESKDTAWLFQPEISVSSADANVADIFQKKPLDDRASVLDPVIRDENRAMAMLYRHHVEFAVGHGVGVHAEVAPGNPCRAVRLSTRVVPTYEVPATKPPTVREIPGLAGLVLDMKHLSEIASPTDLRTVLQPLAAAYDTWITQQESRLSDPDEGLSPYQDVAQKALDRCRHTLRRIQEGITTLENNIHAFRAFRFMNRAMYLQRIHTLYAEQRRRGENVSLNDLDRPENRSWYPFQLAFILLNVPSITDVHHPDRSHPTEAVADLLWFPTGGGKTEAYLGLTAYTIGLRRLQGRVAGRDGEHGVAVLMRYTLRLLTLQQFQRATALICACEVIRREDEAQWGQEPFRIGLWVGQKNTPNKTADSDEAIKQHRESRPRGRGTPHQLTNCPWCGAKIHPGCHIQVELFERGRGRTFIKCGDDLGKCPFSKGEGLPVIVVDEEIYRRLPTLVIATVDKFAQMPWKGEVQMVFGQVNGYCERHGFRSPDIEDSDRHNRVGNFPAAKTIPHPKLRPPDLIIQDELHLISGPLGTLVGLYETAVDYLCTWDVDGQPVRPKVIASTATIRQAEAQVNNLFVRKLAVFPPQGLDIRDNFFSRQRDNDPTSARYSPGRRYVGICAPGRRLKATMIRVYLAVLSAAQMLYNKYGIAADPWMTLVGYFNSVRELGGTRRLVEDDIRTRLTKMHQRGLANRRLQATDVDELTARKDSTEIPGILDRLETPFDPELLQRNQARRKAGQRLEQPDPLDVLLATNMISVGVDVRRLGVMVVCGQPKNTAEYIQATSRVGRSHPGLVLTVYNWARPRDLSHYERFAHYHATFYQNVEALSVTPFSSGALYRGLSAILVALVRLASEELNGNEQAGAIERNHPYVRAAVDAIVRRAELVGNAQTAQRLRSELEGKIDRWLACVQRVVGGAQLKYQVTARDGISVSLLTSAGRRDWEEFTCLNSLRNVEPTVNLVLTDQPPDDDFARIPQPYIAKP
- a CDS encoding DUF2281 domain-containing protein; the encoded protein is MTTTSLEQAILTHLRQLPPEKQQEVLDFVEFLRKKVSPSPPRPIQPSLQQIARLPLSQRHQALAPFIADTATDFQTDPALTEFAVLDSEDWEFPGVEP
- a CDS encoding type II toxin-antitoxin system VapC family toxin, encoding MSRVVLDASAVLVLLNQEAGSDGIAPLIPQSVISAVNLSEVIAKLADAGIPEASIHQILKHLNLEVIAFNDQQALTTGLLRPLTKSQGLSLGDRACLALGMSLNLPVITSDQTWSRLSLAIEIRVIR
- a CDS encoding DUF2283 domain-containing protein, producing MKLHYYPETDSQAISEGIVLDFDDQGKLIGIDIDHASQTVDLTRLDAQSLPLTSPIPS